In Oryzias latipes chromosome 19, ASM223467v1, the genomic stretch TGAAATTGGAACCCAAATCTCCTAAGAGGAAAAAGTCTAGTTTAAATGAAAGTCCAGTTTCTGTGGAAGACATTGTtgagacaaaagcaaaaaagaaaaaggtgaagGCAGAAGCAAATATGCaagccctttttaaaaaatattctattAGCTATTACACCGTTTATTTACTTAGGATTCAGCAGttttactttgacttttttttgtttggttgttttctcAGGATTGTCAAGTAGAGTTCCCATCTGTAATTaaagtaaaacatcaaaaaaactTGGAAAAGACCAAAAAGcgcaaaaaaaaggaaggagacAAAGAGCAGTCACAACCAAAGCAAACTGAGGtgagaatattctgttttaatgGAGTTGACCGCATGTTTTGTCAACACTTTATCACCTGTCTTTGCTAATGTAACATAAACAGTATTTGGAGCAGATACACAATGTAGTCTTAGATTattcatataaaatatatacatgtatatacacCAGTTGGAATGTTAAAACaagaaacattttgatttttacattAGCAGAAATATTTGCATTTAGGATTTCTGTTGGACAaattcatttcaaaacaaagcTTTTTGTGTGACACACAACGTCAGTAGGATGTACACCAGTTTGTGGAGAGACTCCAGAGTTTGAATTTGAGGACCGGCTCAGAGTGTCACATTCCTGAAGGCATGACTGTGCTGCCGGTGCACAAATGGGTTTTCTTAAAGCTGACTTCTGCAGTTTTGCCCACCCGCATCTTTTATGAAGGAAAAGCTCCAGCTTCTTTTGAAAAGTCTCACCAAGGAAGCCATAGATGAGCGGGTTTAGACAGCTGTTGGAGAACCCCGCCAGCCGGACAGCATGGGCGGTCAGTGGGAAGTCTTGCCAGAGCGTCCCGCCCTCTGCGTCTCCTCTCAGGAGGTGGACGCTTATGAAGATGTTCTCTGGAAGCCAGCAGATGAAGAACACCAGCACAGCCGCCGAGATCATTCTCAGGGCTTTCTGCCTGCGAGGTCTCTGCTGAAGGGTACGTTGTAATCTCTGGCTGCGTATGAGCGCTTGACCTATTCTCCAGTAGCACAAGCCCAGGACACAGAAAGGCAACAGGAATCCCATCATCACCTCCAACCACTGAATCTGTGTCACATTGGCGTAGCAGAAGTGCATTTCTCCTGCGTGCTGCACTTGAGCTACAGCAAACGGCAGCAGGGTGAGCAGAGATGAAGACACCCAGATGAGGCAGCAGCAGAGGCGTGTGTGTGACACACTGTGGCCGATGGATTTAGTCAACGCGACAAAGCGGTCAAAGCTCATCCAGGTCAGGAAGAAGACGCTGCTGTACATGTTAACCTGCTGGAAAAGGTTCATGAAGGTGCAGAGGCCAGCGTTGTTGTAATATTCCTTCCTGAGGTTACAGACCTCGATCAAAGAGTCTGCAACCAGAGTGAGGTCGGCCACAGCGAGGTTTACAAAGTAGAGATCCGGGCCTGTCAGGTGGCCGCTGGGGTCCAGATTGACTGCCAGGATGAGGATGTTCCCGATGAGGCCGATGGGGAACAGGGCTATGGTGTAGACGCTGGATAGGATGAGGCTGATGGTGTAAAGTTGTTGACTCTGTAATCCAAAGAAGGCCACATCAGAGTCATTAGGTAGCACAGTGAGGTTGCTCTCAGTGTGAAAGGAGTTCACATACATGGTTGTGTCTATATTACTCCTTTGTTCAGCTGGAAAACCATTAGACCACCTCCCCATCGCTCTTCTAGTAGTTTCCTAGGTGGATTTTGATGTCATTTATCTGCTCTTTGTAAACTGCAAGAAGCAGAGCAGAAATTCAACAATTTATaagattattattttgaattacatattttaaaagtaaagaaactCAGAAATAGTAACTTTTTTTACACTTAATTTAATGAGGTTAGTATCAGAttctattttgaataaaatccaTAGAATGTGTAacgcaacatttaaaaaaaaagtttttgattgaGATTTTTTAGGACTGCAAATATAATGAAAAGCCTTAAgcctaagaaaaaaaagaaatctacacaaaaaaacaagttaaggTCAAATATTCTTTATATTATACGCGTTACTGTTGGTGAAATTGGTcaaacaaaaactggttcagACTTACGTTTGTGTCCTTGCCCTGCTCGCCGTCTTGATAGCCGTGTCCTGTTGTGGAGTACGCACTAAAGGATGTCTCAGATAAAGCGGAGGAGCGTCGCTGTGCCACCCACCACAACACACAATGCAGGTGTACACCTAACATTCAGTCCTGATAATTCCATCTATTCTCAGTTacgtttctgagttttttttgtgccattttGATCTGTTGCTAAGCATTTTAGTAATCCTCTCCGctggttttaaagttgaagaaagCTTGGATGGGACTGAGGTGTGCGCTCTCGTCATCCACTGATGTGTGCGGCGTGTGGCCCCATGATGTCAAAATATACGCCGTAAATATGGGAGGATGGCTTTTTAGCGTGAAAGTATATTTAcacaaaacaactgaaaaccaGTCaagtatttttgaaacattttttggggttttgatgaAGTTGCTGTGATGCATTAATgctgtattaaaaattaagtttacGTTAAACGTCTTTCAAACGTTTCTGATTTTTACCCTGGCAGCTGTGTCTTATGCAACCCAACTCCTTCTCGTTTCTATTTTCTCTTCATTGGTTCTGTCCACCTTCCATGTTGTAAGGAAATAGTGGTGCTTAATGACCGTTCTTAGAACTGACATCCATTGTTTCTGGAAAAGACTTGGAAAGTTCTTCTGGAtgtattgttttgttgtttttttcactttgagAAACATAAGAAAGAAACATTTAGGCACCAAAGTTGTAGGAAGAAAAAATACCTTTCTGTCTTTTATGTTACCCGTCTAACATAACCACaaaaattattacatttattggcaagaaaatgttttacaaaagatttttcccccaagaaaaactaaagaagTGTAGGAGTTTTAAACCAGTTTGTCATCCAAAAAGCTATTTATTTGTAAAGGTTCTTTGTTAAAATAGGTTTTGACCTCAGATTTATGTTGTGCAGAGTGTGAGGAGCTGGGCTGGTTCATCATCATATAAAGGGGCTGGGACTGTACACAAACGGTACAGGAATCGAGCTGATGCTGCTTTTATGGTGCAGTTGATGGTAAAATCATGAACTTGAGGGGTTCTTCTGAgcagattttatgttttagttcGACCAGATTTGAAAACAATGTCCCCCTTTCTCATTGCCAACCTGTAACTCTCCGTCAATATCCGTAGATATCTGCTCAGGGttagagattttatttttttaaatgaaaccatTTCAATGAAATCTTCTCAATCTAAAATAAGATACAGCTGCTTCAAATCAATGTTTTTCAGCCCAAAATGTCACAGCTCCTCTCCGATGGTGAGACTTTCTCTGCTTCTCTTAGTAGATCAGTCTGTACCTTTTCCCCTGTCTTCTGTTTATGTCATCCAGCCAGACGGCCATGATTAACTCTAGTCTAGTGATGATTGTTGTATAAACATGTGCACTGAAAGTGAACCAGTCTGAGTTTACCTGCAAAGGACTGttatcaaatgttttcttaatGTCTTTGACTCCTGATCAGACTTTTTGCCTCCCTTTcctctattttttatttgtttttatttattttttgtgacagTGACGAAGGTCTAACATGGTTTAACGTCGCTGTTGAACCCAGTCATTCATCAGCTGGAAATGGTCTTTACCCAAAAAGTTGCCCACAATTGACATTACTCACCTTTTCAGGGGTGTTGTTACTTTTTCTTCCTGGTTTGTCAGCTCCGCTTGAGTAAATGGTTGGTTTCAGGAGAAAAATTGTCAATAATGCTCTCAAGGTCGACCGCAGGAAACCTGTGATGTGATCCGCTTTGAGATTTGATAATTATGTGACTTagatgaaacaggaagtgagtgaGTCTCTTGGGAAACAGGCATTAAGTGGATTGTTTTAAACGCAGCAAAATCCAAAGTTAGTTGTACTATtcgcataaaaaaacatttactcttGTGTGTATGGGTTCTTTCAATGTAGCACATTACAAACCTAATACTGAGAAGTTTGGCCAATAGTTTTCCCAAAATCCTCAATTGTGTTAGATACATTCTCAAATGAATGTTAAATTAGCTACTCAAGTTTTGGAACgcttaaaaaaccaaaaaactaaaTCTTAAAGTAgccacatgttttgtttgaagcCAAGTAGTGGAAAAAAAGTGGGGAAGGTAAAGtctaaacaaaaagagaaaaagaaaatgccaaaaatggTGCTCACTTCATTTTCAATGTTATTTTGTCCATTTTATTTTGCAGAATGCACACAGGTGTGGCCATTAATAtgaaattaattaaaatcatatttttcttctggttaatttaacctttaattttttaaaatgattagtaaaaaaaaaagttttgacttAAAAACGTAGAGATTCTTTTGAATTTTGTGGCATTATTGTGAGACAATTTCAAAggatgatttctttttattttttattgaagctcTAAAGAAATTCAAGAATTGTGGAAATAATAATTTTCTGGATGAAATTTtgacgttttttttccccacgcTCTGCTGGATAAAGTCTATAAATGTAGCTCTCCTGAACTGGGGAAACATTATATTGGCTGATTCTGAATTTTTGCATTGGTGTCTAAGATCACAGAGCTGTCCAGCTGTCCTGATGGGACACAGGAGCCACAGGAGGACAAACTGGAAGGGGAACTCAGTCCTGAGGAGAGGCGAGTTCTGGAGAGAAAGGTTAAGAAGATTCTGaagaaagaggagaagaagaggcTCAAAGCTGAAGGACACTCTGATGGAAAAACAGTAGCAGCTGGGCCAAGTGCGTCTCAGCAGGCGTTGGAATATGTTACATGGTAGGAACTTCTCCAACTGTTGTTTCAGTTCGTGTCTCACTGCTGTTCTTGGCTTTCAGCCTTTTTGGTACTTTGTGTGAATGATCCGTGTCCTCCATACTGCTTTTTTTGTCACAACAGTTGGGCTGAAAATCGATCAGTGTGGAAGTTCCAGAAGACCAGGCAGACGTGGTTATTGCAGCACATGTTTGACTCGGAAAAGGTAACTTCCACTCCACCTTTGATTGGTTTTAATCACCTTTAGAGGATTTCGAGTTTGCAATTTCCaatggtttatcctttaaatGGGTTGCTTTTAATGTCTAAAGCATATATTAGTGATAAGTAAACAACTATTAAGAACCCCCTCTGAAAAGTGTATGACATCGGGACTGACAGATTCAAAGATTGTGCGCCGTCACATGTGAATCATTGACTACAGCATGCTGCTTTTCTCAGATTCCAGATGAAAAATTCTCTTTGCTGCTACAGTACCTGGAGGGGCTTCGTGGGATGGCCCGGGACACCACAGTTGAGAAGGCCATGTCCATGGTGGAAGAATCTGGACGGGCACCAGAGGATGCAGttgtccagcagagggcgcaCAGAGCCAGAGAAATCATTCAGATGCTCTCTTGATCCTTAAGCAGTGATGGGACTGATCAGAAACaagctgcttttaaaaaacaaataaaataaaatggaccGAATAACAGTATATGTACCGAAACCATTTGTTTCAATACAGAATTAATACATGATCTTTTTACTAATGGGTGGTAATATATTTACcccattttcctcttttttggggtggtaataaaatacaagtttgcccattttctCTACTTCTTCTGAACATTTTCAACCCATGTGTTTGCTTTTGCTAGAAGGCACACAATATTTAAGAGGCATGTGAAAAGTTCATGTTGAAGCAGAAACCTGTGAAGTTATGTCTGAGGAATGTTTGCAGACATGTTGGTGCATGTCGATGTTCATCAATGGAGCCACTTGGctg encodes the following:
- the c19h7orf50 gene encoding uncharacterized protein C7orf50 homolog isoform X2 — encoded protein: MAKNNKSVKLEPKSPKRKKSSLNESPVSVEDIVETKAKKKKDCQVEFPSVIKVKHQKNLEKTKKRKKKEGDKEQSQPKQTEITELSSCPDGTQEPQEDKLEGELSPEERRVLERKVKKILKKEEKKRLKAEGHSDGKTVAAGPSASQQALEYVTCWAENRSVWKFQKTRQTWLLQHMFDSEKYLEGLRGMARDTTVEKAMSMVEESGRAPEDAVVQQRAHRAREIIQMLS
- the c19h7orf50 gene encoding uncharacterized protein C7orf50 homolog isoform X1, translated to MAKNNKSVKLEPKSPKRKKSSLNESPVSVEDIVETKAKKKKDCQVEFPSVIKVKHQKNLEKTKKRKKKEGDKEQSQPKQTEITELSSCPDGTQEPQEDKLEGELSPEERRVLERKVKKILKKEEKKRLKAEGHSDGKTVAAGPSASQQALEYVTCWAENRSVWKFQKTRQTWLLQHMFDSEKIPDEKFSLLLQYLEGLRGMARDTTVEKAMSMVEESGRAPEDAVVQQRAHRAREIIQMLS
- the LOC105356557 gene encoding G-protein coupled estrogen receptor 1-like, translated to MGRWSNGFPAEQRSNIDTTMYVNSFHTESNLTVLPNDSDVAFFGLQSQQLYTISLILSSVYTIALFPIGLIGNILILAVNLDPSGHLTGPDLYFVNLAVADLTLVADSLIEVCNLRKEYYNNAGLCTFMNLFQQVNMYSSVFFLTWMSFDRFVALTKSIGHSVSHTRLCCCLIWVSSSLLTLLPFAVAQVQHAGEMHFCYANVTQIQWLEVMMGFLLPFCVLGLCYWRIGQALIRSQRLQRTLQQRPRRQKALRMISAAVLVFFICWLPENIFISVHLLRGDAEGGTLWQDFPLTAHAVRLAGFSNSCLNPLIYGFLGETFQKKLELFLHKRCGWAKLQKSALRKPICAPAAQSCLQECDTLSRSSNSNSGVSPQTGVHPTDVVCHTKSFVLK